The Pseudanabaena yagii GIHE-NHR1 genome segment TTACTGACGCAGGAGCAGATATCTGAGGATTGGGTTGGTTAGGTTGATTAAAATGACTATTGAGCAATACTGCCGTTGCCGAACCACCAACTAGCGCTGCTCCAACTAGCCCTAACCAAGTACCTTTACTTAAAACTGGCATTTTCATAATTTAGCTCCTCAACGCTGTTGATTAAGTTTGCTGCGATCGATGGGACTATGTGACGCAAACAAACGCGAATTAGCTCCTTAATCTATCTTAATTCTAACTGATGTGATGAAACCCTCACCCCCCAGATCCCTCTCCCATTAAGAGAGAAGGGGAGTAAAGCTAATTTTTTGTTCCCTTCTCCCCTTTTGGGAGAGGGGATAGGGGTGAGGGTCTTACCAACTTCCGCACAAATTCTTTAACTTTAGATAGATCTTTGTCTCCTGCGGAACGTTCTACCCCACTTGATACGTCTAAACCACTTGGGCATACTAGCGCGATCGCTTGTTCGACATTTTCTGGAGATAGCCCTCCCGCTAGCCACCAGTCACAATGGGGACGGAAATCGCGCAACATTTGCCAATCGATAGTTTTGCCAGTGCCTCCCGCCATTTGTGGATCGTAGGCATCGAGTAAAATCACATCAACCACATCACTATACCGTTGAGCTTGCTCTAAGCCTGCTTGATCTTTGACTCGAAGGGCTTTGATGAGTTTAATGTTTGAGTTGATATTTGGTTGCAGTTGATCGAGATGCGATCGCACCTCATGACAAAACTCTGGTGATTCATCGCCATGTAGTTGTACGCCATTAAGTCCCCCTTGCTCTACGGTTTGACAAATTTCCTCGGCGCTAGCGTTGAGAAATACCCCGATCAAATCAATCGTAGGATAATCAGGTATTAGGCTAGTTGTAATCTGGGCGATCGCGGAGGTAGTGATATATCGTGGTGATGACGAGACACATATAAAACCAATTGCGTTAACTCCCATTTGGGCGATCGCCTGAGCCTGATCGATTTTCGTAAGTCCGCAAATTTTGATATACATACAAGCACAATATTTCATGACAAAGTACTCATCCTATCCAAATTCCATGCAGTCCTCTCAGAATTTAGTCTCA includes the following:
- a CDS encoding phosphoribosylanthranilate isomerase, whose protein sequence is MKYCACMYIKICGLTKIDQAQAIAQMGVNAIGFICVSSSPRYITTSAIAQITTSLIPDYPTIDLIGVFLNASAEEICQTVEQGGLNGVQLHGDESPEFCHEVRSHLDQLQPNINSNIKLIKALRVKDQAGLEQAQRYSDVVDVILLDAYDPQMAGGTGKTIDWQMLRDFRPHCDWWLAGGLSPENVEQAIALVCPSGLDVSSGVERSAGDKDLSKVKEFVRKLVRPSPLSPLPKGEKGTKN